From Arachis hypogaea cultivar Tifrunner chromosome 3, arahy.Tifrunner.gnm2.J5K5, whole genome shotgun sequence:
TGTATTATCAAGATTTAGACTATTTTGAAGAGGAAGTAGAAAAATTGTTTTTATGAAACGTATATGCTAAGTCAAGACGTTTACACAAGTCGTATACATAATTATTTACAGGGAGAATTAACACAAGCAAAGTGTTATGTACTCCAAGTCCCAATAATAAAACCAATATTTACTCTAATTAaaaagggaaagtatgaggagctaaTGAAATACTTGTATAATAATGAAGGTTTATAGAGTATtatagatataatcattagtgttaccttttttcattagctgaagtttttgggatgagtgatatTATGATATGGTAGAACACTAGATCCGAAAAGTTAAGAGTTCAATTTTTGGTGAAtcccaaaattaatttaattttttgggaagatgtttattacttggatggtTATTCTTGATAGTATtggagatgttcattttgtaactcaataacctattgtacacattgtttACCTTCCAACATAAAAATTAGGTGATGATCTTTTACAACTACTACTTTCTCTCTGTtcgtttttcttattttcaatgtTCTTTCTTGGTTCCCAGTTAGTTAGGATCTGAGGTTTCTCTCGGTCGAAACCTTGTGGGCGATAGCATTCCCATCCATTTCGATAGCAAGacatttttttatctttgttgGTTTGAACTCCTTGGTGCTTCATATTGATTCAGCGTTTTTCAAAGGGCTCCCAATAATATGGATTATTTGtaccattaattaattaattcacagCTACCTAAATAAATGTTGACTTTGTCTAAGTCTTGATAATATATGTATTCTCTTGCAGAAAATAAGTACCTTTGATTCttagttattacttattaattaGTTCTTAGCACCCAAATAATTTAGAGAAATTTAACTTTAGCTTATCTTTGTCTATGGTAATTTTTTGGATTTCTCAATTTCTCAAAATTTACTTCATAAAAAGTATAATTGAAGGCATAAGAGAAATACAGTAACACAACTTTGCTTTCATTATCAACATAATCCACTTCAAAGCCTCACAAAACGATATACATAAACATAGTAAGGATGTGTTGTTAACTTGTTACTAATTGGGCAAAATATGTTTCGTAGACTTGgtcttttttttactttataaatCTACGAAGTGCCTCAATTCCAAAAACATACTAAGAAATGCAGGAAATGAAATTTATAAAGACGTGtagaatatatatatttgaaagtcATCTCCCTTCAGATTTCACCAGCTGTGAGAACACCTTACTCATAGAAACACCAGAAAGATCATTAAGGCTTGGAGATTCAAATTGTGCGGCCAAAACGCTTTCCTCGCGGCTGAAATTGTTGATCTGGGGCGAGAGATCACCGATCATATTGGTGCTATTTTCTTCCGGATCACCTTGAAAAACAGCCTCCTGAAGTTGGAGAGCATACTCTAGATTCCACAGGACATCTCCTATAGAAGGCCTATCAACACCGAATTCAGCTAGGCATTTCTCGGCTGTTTCGCCAAACTTCCTGAGAGAATCTGGTCTTATTTTACCAGTCAATGTAGGATCTATGATCTGTTCCAACTGACCTTTTTTCTGCCACTTCAATGCCCATTCTGCCAAGTTCACCATTTCCCTCGACAGCGAAGGGTCTATGACCGGTCTTGCACAAAGAACTTCAAAGAGTACCACCCCAAATGAATATACATCTGACTTCTCAGTTAGTTGTTGTCTTCGGAAATACTCCGGATCAAGGTATCCAAAGCTCCCCTTGACAGCTGTGCTAACATGAGTCTGGTCAATTTCCGGACCAGTTTTTGATAGCCCAAAATCTGCTACTTTCGCCATAAGGTTCTCATCAAGTAGGATGTTTGCAGACTTCACATCGCGGTGAATTACCGCCTTTGCATAGCCTGTATGAAGATAATGAAGTCCCCGAGCAGCTCCTATGCATATCTCAAGCCTCTCTTTCCAACTCAAGCTTGGAAGACCGGAACCATATAAATGACTCTTAAGAGTTCCCTTCTCCATATattcataaatcaatatcattTCATTCATTTCATCACAGTATCCAATCAGTGACACCAAATGTCGATGCCTGAATTGAGACAACATTTCGATTTCAGTCCTAAACTCTGCTAGACCCTGCTGCGACCGAGGATTCCCTCTCTTAACTGCAACTTTAGTTccatcactcaattctcccttgTATACTTTGCCAAAACCACCTATGCCAATAACCAAATTCTCATCAAAACTATTTGTAGCTTCCTGAACAGCCAAGAAAGGAATGCGGTAGCCACAATTTGTGGCAGCACTTGCTGTTGTGGCATTAGAATATTTACTTCCTATGGTGTGAGAAGTTCCATCATTGGCAGATATTGGAATCCATGTTTTTGAATGTCTTTGCTGTGCCAACTTCTTCCTTTTCATGTACATTGCAAATAAAACTCCAATCAAGACAATCATACTACATGCCCCAAGAATCGACCCAACAATCACCCCAACTTTCTTAGAATTCAAACCAGAACCACTCGTTACAGGCACTGTTGTAGCTGTACTAAGACTATTCATAGAGTTGttcattttcatgatttccaGCCCATTCAATATGGCATTAGGATACTCTGTATTTGTCAGGGAAGGACCGATACTCACACGAATTCGGTTGCTAACAATTGGGAGAGTAACCAAATCCTTAAAATATGGAGCAGCCAAAACATTATTAGTTTCTGTACTGAGATCAAGATCCTTGGCAGCATAAGAAGAGTCAATGTAAACATTGAAATAGAGTTCATTAAGACTTCTACTGATTACATCACAGAAATGAAGTCTAAGAAAGTACTCAAATCCAGGATCCACATCAAACTGCCATGTCACATTGAAAATAAACCGGGGATCGTACATCGAATTCATCTGTCTAAGAGTACCATAAACAACTGGTGGAGCAGTGTTTTCGGTTGGCCCACCTTCCGTGTACTTAACAGCAGCAATGTTTGAATTACTAGTTGCAAGGTTTGAGTTTATAAGGAAGCTCTGATCCGGAACCCAAGTTCGTTGAAGCGTGTCATTGTCGGCAGAGACTTTAGGACCACCCATGTTAACCCTGTAAACAGTTTCTAATGCCTGTGAATACAACCCATAATAAGGTGCTAATGATGGTTTTAAGGTGTAAGCATCATCAACAATGAGGTCATCTGGAACTGAAACAACTTCAATTGCATTGACAAAGGctattgagttgtttgatggcGTGAAAGTGATCACAAGTGTGTCCGAGCTCACATTCAAAGAGAACTCCTTCATAACAGGATTCTTCTGGACACTGAAGTTACCAAGAAGTATAGTATCTTGTCCAATAACAGCAAAATTTGCAGTACTCAATTTGTACTTTCCAAAATCAAATGGAAAGAAATAAAGCCTGATCCAATGTCTCCCCTTTTGGTTAATAGGGAATGTGTACTCAGAGGATCCGGCAAAAATCCTCGCCGTCCGATAGAGAGGGGAATCACCATTTAAATTCAAGGTATTTGCAAGAATGTCTTCATTGGTGGAAACCAAATCCTTAAAAAAACTATCTGCTGCGAAATTTCGACTACCTACTGTGGTATTGGAAGGTGATCCACAGTCTATAAGGTAATTATCTATAGGCACAAACTTTGCAGCAGAACAAAACAAGGGCAAGATTGACAAGGCACATGTTAATAAACCAAGTTCTCTGAAACCCCACATCATAGTATCAAGTTAGAAATTCAAACAGAACCCCAGTTTTTCAAGTTGCAGCCTTGTAATTTAATCCTAGGAAGAACACTTCATTCACACTGATACATGCAATAacagaaacaaatgaaaaagaataATAAGGTTCTAGTTTCTAAACTACTAAACTAATCAGAAACTGCAATAATAAGAATAAGAGTGAAAGATGGCACCTTTAAATTTAACGGTTTTCATCTCTtccatggtgatgatgatgatgatgaacacAAGGCAGATAGCACAGAAGGCACAAATCTAAAGTActcttttgttatttattttgaaaaggattgaAAGTGAAAATGGTGAAGAGAGAAGATCACAGTCACAATCACAAACATGTTCAACAAGAATCTATATCTGAGAGGACAAGCTGGTATGGAAAAAAGAAACTTATCACTGACAACCTTAACTTTCATAAATATGGTACTAGTACTAGATTCTTCTATGCactcaatttatttattattttatttttaaacaagcagaggaaaaaaaacaaaaagcaaaactgCAAGAGAGTTTTGAAGAACATGGTCAAAAGGGTTGGTGGTACAAGATTGAAATCAAATACTACCAGCTAAGACTACTTCTGAGGTGATTTTGTGTGAAGAAATatgaacaaattaaataaaagaaaagaagaggaaagagagagaaatGCAATAAGGTGAGCTAGGTGAGTTGGTAATAATGATAACTGGCTGGGAAAGCAATAAAAGATGTGTTACTGCTAAGTTTTGTAACTTGTTATACAATGAACATATATAAATGAGTGAATAATGTTTCATTTTCATATCTTCGGTTGATTTTGGACCTTGGTTTGCAGTTTTACACTTTTCtgaccagaaaaaaaaaatacaaatcctaatttaaaatctaaccactaaccttttaaattttttatttcaattttaaaattttttaataggtTCAATATTATTCTACagataaatttaatacaaataattaatatatttaagaaTCAATATGacatttgattttaatatataaaaatcggaCTATTTATTATCACTAATATAAAAGTTCTCTCATTAATTATTCGAGTTAAATTTAACGATAAGACaatattaaatttgtttaaaaaattttaaactaaaataaaatattaaaatattaaaaattaaataaaaacttaatCCAAATATTGAACCACCAAAATATTACTTTACTCTTTATTTATAAAGGAGGTTGGTAAGTAAAATACTAACATTCTTCAGATGTTGTAAAAGAATGAATCCAATGAAATTATACCATATAATTATAAATGAATGTGTAACTAATGTTTAAAATaatgcatatatataaatattcttTTAAGACTTATGATCATTGTTATAAAAATGAATTTCATCAGTATGTCTGGTTGAGATGCATATATAAGTATtactaaaattaaagttatatttttttatattttaaataataaaaaaataaaaaatattatatatatactaagattaattattatatacttatatataaatatatatattttttaatttatttttaatatatattttatattaataactaattttaataattaatataaatatacacctaatataattaaaaaacattAATTTTGGTAATATTTTTTGGAACGCCATAACACATGCTAAAATGCACGTATTGTAAAAGTAGAAGATTACAAAGATAAGCAATTCTTATTTGAAGGAGATAAGGTAAGGTGATATTTTTATTGGAAAATGTCGTGGCATACAACAATTATATTATATGTTGTATAGGGAAagcaacatttttttttttaataattggatTGCATATGGTTTTCTGAAGCACAATTGATTTTTTCCCTTTAATTCATGCAACAATTATATTATATGTTGTATAGGGAAagcaacattttttttaataattggatTGCATATGGTTTTCTGAAGCACAATTAATTTTTTCCCTTTAATTCTGAACCAAACATtcgtaaataactaaatatatatattttttaacagaTTTGTTCTGAATTCTGATCATTCCACTATCACTATTATGAGAAagctaataaacaaataaataaaaatattggttGCAATGCCATTGGTGAGTAGTGGACCATAGTAGAAGCATGCATGCTATAATAATGCCATTTGTTCAGGGCAAAGAAATAATGAAAGATAAGCATGAGATTCTAAGATAGTGATGacactttttaattaaatatcgtATGGCCACTTTCATGCATTTTCCAAAtatataattgataattaatcTGTCTTCACTCCACATCCGTTCTCACATTGTTTTCATTAGCctggaaaaaaaattgtttttttttttcattaagtttGGATCACATGGGATTAGGGGTGTCAAAATTTTTCGAAGGCGAGAAATTTTTTTCGTGGGGATGAAGATGGGGACTAAAATTCTTCCGAAATAGGCGCAGGAATCCAAGCGAGGATTCCCGCCCCATCCCCAATAATTCTCCAAATTCTTGAGTTTATTTAAATATCCTTAAGGGCAAAAAACCATAATAAGCCAACTGACTCCAAAAATTACGTAAATAAGCCAAAGCaaaaatcgtttcagcaataagccagaacgtatttttatataattcgaaccaggttggttcgaactcTATTTGTTAGTAAATCGAACTAGGTGAGTTCGAATTAGTTTTTTTTGGTTGGTAATAaatcgaaccagcttggttcgaattaagaatgaacgtaattcgaaccaggttggttcgaattacgGAGTGACACGGTTCTGGTGTAATTCGAAccggcctggttcgaattacacaaatCATAGTTCGAACCAGACCGGTTCGAATTAGTTTGAGACTCAGCTGTATATATATGGTTCCAAACGTGAGTTAGTCTCATTAGAGGGAGTAAGATggatagtgaggagagttttgtggttttggtGCACCACAGAGGATCTGTTAATAGAAAAACTCGTTCCGGAGTAAAGTTCACAGATAAGAATCCTCTATGTATTATCGTAACTTCTACGACGAGttatgatgaccttgttagcgCTGTACTGATGAAGCTCGgtctggaaggtgcgaagcgggtgaagaagtttttctatcgcattccagtcaCGGTGCTACAGAataccgtgaagtatgattgcTTCACGATTAATAACGATGTGGACTTGCAAGTAATGTTTCTTTGTCGGCGGCAGTTTCcggaggtgaggacaccagagttgttggcacggctggttgatgtggtatccagctctgGCGGTTCGAACCGGAATATGAACACTATAGCGAATCCAGCAGGTTCTAGTTCCCGGGCTGCTGTTGCTTCCTCCTCCGTCCCTGTGTacgaaccagtggtccaaccTGTCGCCTCCCCGTCTTTTGCTGTTGACCTCAATGGCACCGAAGGCGACGAGGTAGTGGAAAGGGAAAATTTGCCGAACGCTTTAGTGGGAGTTGCACCTGTTGGCGTTGGAGAAGGTTTTTTGGGTGATGAAGAGGAGGAtgacgtcgagccggatatgattgacgATGACAGCGCTGATGATATTGAAGCGAATGGGCCTGCATTGGCGgtaggtggttctagctctggcacacagcagtatccaccacatttttcctcGTTGGACTTGGACGCCATGAGACAGGAGGGGGTTTTAGGGCACgctgttggattcggagctagagatgcggaagggactggtggtctgacagagtttcaggttggtcagcaattccaGGATAAAAATGAGGCCTttttaagtgtgaagacttacagcatccggcgaggggtacagtacaaggtggtgGAGTTCGATCACCACCGGTATGTGGGGAAGTGTTCCGAGTTTGGGagtgggtgcacatggttgattcgactgagtctccggaagcgcaagggcatttgggaggtcaaacggtacaatggacctcacacttgcctggccacatccatctcgagtgaccacaggagtttggattatcatgtcatttcggcgttcattatgccaatggtgtTAGGACTGATGCATCCGTGAGCATAAAGGTGCTCCTGAACGCCACGGCAGCGCACTTTGGTTTTAGGCCGACTTACCGGAGGgtttggatggcgaagcagaaatCTATTGCCCTTATatacggtgactgggatgagtcctACAACGACCTGCCTAGGTGGGTGTTGGGTGTCCAGCTGACGATGCCTGGGAGTGTTGCGGTCCTGAAGATGAGCCCGGTTCGAGTTGGAGGACAGGTGGACGAATCTCAAGCGTACTTCCacagacttttctggactttcCCGCCCtgcatcgaggcattccgtcattgcaagccgctaatcagcattgacggcacacatttgtatgggaagtatgggggaacgttgctcatcgcgattgcacaggatgggaactccaacattctacctGTCGCATTCGCACTAGTAGAGGGTGAGAATGCAGAGTCCTGGAGTTTCTTTCCCTCGCACCTTCGACAGCACGTGACCCCGCAGCccggtctgctggttatatcggacaggcaCAACGGCATCAAGGCTGCGCTTGAGGCCCCTGACGGCGGTTGGTTACCGCCATCTGcgtaccgtgcattctgcatacgacacgtagcggcaaattttgcccttaccttcaagggcaaagacgctaGGAGGCTCCTAGTGAATGCGGCGTATGCGAAGACCGAGGTTGaatttgattactggtttgatattctgcgATCTGAAGATCCggcgatgtgtgagtgggcgaaTCGG
This genomic window contains:
- the LOC114927536 gene encoding uncharacterized protein, producing MNTIANPAGSSSRAAVASSSVPVYEPVVQPVASPSFAVDLNGTEGDEVVERENLPNALVGVAPVGVGEGFLGDEEEDDVEPDMIDDDSADDIEANGPALAVGGSSSGTQQYPPHFSSTDASVSIKVLLNATAAHFGFRPTYRRVWMAKQKSIALIYGDWDESYNDLPRWVLGVQLTMPGSVAVLKMSPVRVGGQDGNSNILPVAFALVEGENAESWSFFPSHLRQHVTPQPGLLVISDRHNGIKAALEAPDGDPAMCEWANRIDYSLWTQHRDEGRRFGHMTTNISECVNSILKGVRNLPVASLVKATYCRLAELFTARCFMVTLYDRDNSEFTVAETTPTGSFSLGTYRVSLASRTCDCGYFQALHFPCQHALACCAYSRVTWTSYVHSVYQISSVFSVYRMGFTPPIPEGFWPPYDGPTVIPDPDKRRAREGRPRSTRIRTNMDETDPNRPKRCGLCRQPGHTRRSCPQVGGSSQTGRH
- the LOC112786779 gene encoding receptor-like protein kinase HERK 1 — its product is MMWGFRELGLLTCALSILPLFCSAAKFVPIDNYLIDCGSPSNTTVGSRNFAADSFFKDLVSTNEDILANTLNLNGDSPLYRTARIFAGSSEYTFPINQKGRHWIRLYFFPFDFGKYKLSTANFAVIGQDTILLGNFSVQKNPVMKEFSLNVSSDTLVITFTPSNNSIAFVNAIEVVSVPDDLIVDDAYTLKPSLAPYYGLYSQALETVYRVNMGGPKVSADNDTLQRTWVPDQSFLINSNLATSNSNIAAVKYTEGGPTENTAPPVVYGTLRQMNSMYDPRFIFNVTWQFDVDPGFEYFLRLHFCDVISRSLNELYFNVYIDSSYAAKDLDLSTETNNVLAAPYFKDLVTLPIVSNRIRVSIGPSLTNTEYPNAILNGLEIMKMNNSMNSLSTATTVPVTSGSGLNSKKVGVIVGSILGACSMIVLIGVLFAMYMKRKKLAQQRHSKTWIPISANDGTSHTIGSKYSNATTASAATNCGYRIPFLAVQEATNSFDENLVIGIGGFGKVYKGELSDGTKVAVKRGNPRSQQGLAEFRTEIEMLSQFRHRHLVSLIGYCDEMNEMILIYEYMEKGTLKSHLYGSGLPSLSWKERLEICIGAARGLHYLHTGYAKAVIHRDVKSANILLDENLMAKVADFGLSKTGPEIDQTHVSTAVKGSFGYLDPEYFRRQQLTEKSDVYSFGVVLFEVLCARPVIDPSLSREMVNLAEWALKWQKKGQLEQIIDPTLTGKIRPDSLRKFGETAEKCLAEFGVDRPSIGDVLWNLEYALQLQEAVFQGDPEENSTNMIGDLSPQINNFSREESVLAAQFESPSLNDLSGVSMSKVFSQLVKSEGR